In Magallana gigas chromosome 1, xbMagGiga1.1, whole genome shotgun sequence, the sequence gtcaggtgctctaccaattGAGCtttctggcaccggtattcaaaccggtctgaccatcacacataattataaattatagaattattttttggaatGGAGTTATATACAACTTGATTAGATTAGATAAATTTTGTAGTTcagaaaagctgtaaatttAAGTTAACATCACATGTAAGCTGATTCGACCatttattcccccccccccaaaaaaagagatatattaggtaactgaaagtacatgtagttcacCTCAACTGTTTTGATTTTTGACTTTCAGGTTATGTGAGGAGCAGATCGACAGATATGATCCTAAAATCAATGCCCAGCACACACAGGAATGTCTCAAGCAGTTACTGTCCCTTTATTCAGCCTGCGATAGTTGTTCTGAAAACAGGGTCGAGTTTGAGGGCCTCTATCTGTTATTCAATCTGGGTCAAACTGAGGCATTACAGCATTACTATGAACTACCAAGTGGTGTAAGGTAATGTCTCTAGGTAATTAAAACAATTGctgcatttatattttttgtcttGTCTTTTGTGCTCTTTCACAATTCTTCTCTTTGTTTCATCTTCACATCCTCTGTCTTACACTATGtgtatttgtctgtctgtccatctgtctgtccatccatccacacctctctctctctctctctctctctctctctctctctctctctcatggaagcatctttataattttattttcctatTAACTATGAGAGCAAGGACTATAACTTGTGTGAAAAAAAGGGAGTGAAGAGGAAATGTTTTCAGATCATAATCTAAGTCCAGTgttgaaatataaaacatagACATTTTTACAGTGGGTTTTAAAAGTACTTACAGGATCATGCTAAACATGTGGAAATAAGATCATTGCGATGGATATACTTTTTTACAGGTAGATGTGAAAAAAAgcttatatataacattttctttttaaatgtttagGAAAGACAAAGTTCTGAAGCAGACCTTCAGCATATGTTTAGACTACTACTTAAGAAATTACATCAGAGTCCTGAGAGGGTTGAAGTCAGAGTGTTTTACACAGCACCCTCTTCTGTTATGTGCCTTTCACAGAAATCTGTCCCAGTTACAAATGTAAGTGCGTACTAAGTAAACGCCTACAAATCGATCGACCTACATCCTTGATGGAGAAGTGCATGTATTATTACATTAAACTGATATAAGCATGTAAACAATGAAATACCActgtatttatatgaaaaaatgtagaacatgtttattaatcattaaactgcattttgatattgtttttgaGCTTATATCACACAGTTGCAGTTGTGCCATACTGTCCTTGAATTTTCTCTGCCAATTTAACctgtattgaatgaaatttaattgtattaaggctttttctttttttttcttgtggtAGGAATGCCCTGAGAATCATGGCCCATGGGTATAGTTCTAAAGCCCTGAAGTACCCCCTACATCACTTGGCTGACCAGCTCTGGTTTGACGATTCGGACGCGTGTGTGTCCATCTGTCAGTTCTGTGGACTTCAAATCCAGGACCAGGAATGGGTTGTCTTCCTCAAAACTTCATTCAGAGAACCAGAGAAAAAGGTaaatgtatactagtatatgattttgtttttgatttgaggaataaggaatcattctttgagtattatgaggtgataattttggtcggggcatgatcaaatccaataaagcccttAGGGCTTTATGATCAATTTGATCAATTTgatcgaaattatcacctcataatattcaaagaatgattccttattacttatatttatataatttcaagccatcgtacgattaaatatttcattttgtatgcccacaaagaaattatttttatttactttgaatatttctaactttgaaaggagaccagTGGTGTAAATAGGCAACTGTTTGTAACATTATAAGAAcattggtttgtatggaaaattgtttgatattgtaATGGCCAATAAATTGGACCATACAGGTTCCTTCCAAGGGAAATCGCAATCGATACActtagtatttattttttcaataatcatCATTTAAGATCTACCAGATAACCTGTACCCTGTTTAATACACATATAAAACTAGCAGATTCAATAATATGATGCACTGAAAGAATTAACTTAtgagagttatgcccctttttCCATGAACCGCGTTCATTTTGCATACTGAATTCTCTGTTCTCACAAGGAAGTAAGagttcaatacatgtatttgctctttgatgtaaaataaaatacacatgtaccatGAAGCTATATTTTTTTAGGAATGGTATTTTTGCTTTGAATTGCCATAGCATGTCTTAATTGCCTAATTATTTTAATGGCATGAActtaaattgcaaaataatgtatttattattttctttatttcagttATCAAATGAATGATTATATAGCATAACAGAggcaaaaattaaatgtttcctTTTATACCTGTATTGAATCAAAATGCAAACATTTGCAcctgcagaaaaaaaaaccagttacaaggtacattgtattaaaatttaatCCACAGTGTGTGACCAAATTTATGTTCAGTTaagagttctttttttttcagtttataaaGTATAAACGATTATTTACAAGTACATATTTATATGAAGAATAAGctaaatgttacatgtacatgtttttcaaGGTTAACAGAAAGTTAAAACAAAAGCTGTTTGATCAGataatttctttacatttctgTTTATTACACAATGTCATAAACATGTACATCCTGCAGTTACTTCAGAGGAatgaattttctttgatttttttttattcgtatCTGACCGTATAAGTTTATCTGTTACATTGAACAATGGAAGACGTAAAACTATATGCTGGTTATATGATCATTTCTAAAATATGCAATAACATTAACGGTCTACTTAACTAAATAATTAATACCTCATTGCGTCATatacagggttgtctctaaataTGGAAGTAGAAGGCAGAAAAGAAAAAGTAGAAGGGGTGGGGGGTCTTGGGGTCCTTCCCATTGGGGTCGCGGGAGCAGAGCAATAATAGCTGGGTAATTACGTCATTATAAGCGGGGAAATTtcccgcctcccgggtcttagagacaaccctgcacATATCAAACATTTTCACTTAAACCACAAATATAAAATTCCACAAAAGTAATGGTTTCTCTGTATATCATAAGATTATTCTGTTCAATCAAATCCGTATCTTACATGCACATTAAACCATGGAAGGTATAGCACTGTTAACTAACTCTTTATTTCCATTCAAGGGAAATATTTTGCTGAAATTGAGAGGTatgcatgtaatttttaatttaatcattaaCCAATTATGTTATCATAAGCTGCAGCGGGTAATCAGTTTCCATTGTATTTGTCTTCATCAAACACAGAAACATGCTGGAAGCATTTTGCAAAGTTGCCctatacttttacatgtacatgtatctacttaattatattaaataattaaaaacatgttttatttttaaaacagattcAATCAGTCCGCATCTCAGGAATAGATTCCCTGTTGTGTCAGAGACCTCTGTGTAAACTCCTCCTCCACAAAGACAATCCAATGGAGCTCAGTGTTTTAAAACAAAGGACAGATAACTCATGTGAACCTCCTATGACGACAGTCCCACCGTGTGGGGTTTTTACAGAGTACAACCAAAGTAAGCCTCATAGTGGACGaggaagggggagggggagaggaagggggagggggagaACAGGTCAAGAAGAGAAACATTCAATGGCAAAAGGTCAAAGTGAAAGGATATGTCAAGGTCAGGTTTCTGGTGTCAACTTATTAGGATATGAAAGTGAAAATAAGACCAACATGTGTGAAAATAAcatggaaaatgaaaatgtaagaaGTGAGACGAATGCGACTTTTGTGAAGAAGGAAATTAAACAGTCTGTTTTAAGGAACGCTGAAAGGTTGACTGGTGAATCATGGGAAGAGGAACTCTTCACTACTGAAGATATGAAAATCTCAACAACTTaactaaaattgattttagatgtgtattattttattttaattttttattacaacaagatttctgggtttttttttatctgtacaCACTTTTTAGAAATACGTACATAAATTTTTGTTAGTCGAATTTTAAGAGAAAttcaattgtataatttttaaatgcatttcatttt encodes:
- the LOC105348212 gene encoding SAC3 domain-containing protein 1 isoform X2, which translates into the protein MERLVPNLIGKCIQMCPAKEKEMRIRENLIHPLEKVYRSERSELDPAFMVKSYSRSAAGRHEIPTQDLRPGPVLHTTVEYLLGRVAQNNDRPWAEVYDFIFDRLRAVRQDMTIQQLDGPEAITLLEYAVRFYIYAEYRLCEEQIDRYDPKINAQHTQECLKQLLSLYSACDSCSENRVEFEGLYLLFNLGQTEALQHYYELPSGVRKDKVLKQTFSICLDYYLRNYIRVLRGLKSECFTQHPLLLCAFHRNLSQLQMNALRIMAHGYSSKALKYPLHHLADQLWFDDSDACVSICQFCGLQIQDQEWVVFLKTSFREPEKKIQSVRISGIDSLLCQRPLCKLLLHKDNPMELSVLKQRTDNSCEPPMTTVPPCGVFTEYNQSKPHSGRGRGRGRGRGRGRTGQEEKHSMAKGQSERICQGQVSGVNLLGYESENKTNMCENNMENENVRSETNATFVKKEIKQSVLRNAERLTGESWEEELFTTEDMKISTT
- the LOC105348212 gene encoding SAC3 domain-containing protein 1 isoform X3, coding for MERLAPNSTGKCIQMCPAKEKEMRIRENLIHPLEKVYRSERSELDPAFMVKSYSRSAAGRHEIPTQDLRPGPVLHTTVEYLLGRVAQNNDRPWAEVYDFIFDRLRAVRQDMTIQQLDGPEAITLLEYAVRFYIYAEYRLCEEQIDRYDPKINAQHTQECLKQLLSLYSACDSCSENRVEFEGLYLLFNLGQTEALQHYYELPSGVRKDKVLKQTFSICLDYYLRNYIRVLRGLKSECFTQHPLLLCAFHRNLSQLQMNALRIMAHGYSSKALKYPLHHLADQLWFDDSDACVSICQFCGLQIQDQEWVVFLKTSFREPEKKIQSVRISGIDSLLCQRPLCKLLLHKDNPMELSVLKQRTDNSCEPPMTTVPPCGVFTEYNQSKPHSGRGRGRGRGRGRGRTGQEEKHSMAKGQSERICQGQVSGVNLLGYESENKTNMCENNMENENVRSETNATFVKKEIKQSVLRNAERLTGESWEEELFTTEDMKISTT
- the LOC105348212 gene encoding SAC3 domain-containing protein 1 isoform X4 gives rise to the protein MRIRENLIHPLEKVYRSERSELDPAFMVKSYSRSAAGRHEIPTQDLRPGPVLHTTVEYLLGRVAQNNDRPWAEVYDFIFDRLRAVRQDMTIQQLDGPEAITLLEYAVRFYIYAEYRLCEEQIDRYDPKINAQHTQECLKQLLSLYSACDSCSENRVEFEGLYLLFNLGQTEALQHYYELPSGVRKDKVLKQTFSICLDYYLRNYIRVLRGLKSECFTQHPLLLCAFHRNLSQLQMNALRIMAHGYSSKALKYPLHHLADQLWFDDSDACVSICQFCGLQIQDQEWVVFLKTSFREPEKKIQSVRISGIDSLLCQRPLCKLLLHKDNPMELSVLKQRTDNSCEPPMTTVPPCGVFTEYNQSKPHSGRGRGRGRGRGRGRTGQEEKHSMAKGQSERICQGQVSGVNLLGYESENKTNMCENNMENENVRSETNATFVKKEIKQSVLRNAERLTGESWEEELFTTEDMKISTT